In Streptomyces sp. NBC_00344, the genomic window ATGCACTGCGCGCGTGCTGCAGGGGCGCCGCCCGGTCCCATACGGTCTGGAACGTGAGACGCAGGCAGGCGGCGAGTGCCGGGTGCTCGATGAACAGTGCGGTGGTGGCGCCGGTACCCGCGACCGGGTCAGGCATGTCGCACAGCACCAACGAGGCGTCGGCGATGACGAGTTTGAGCGGCAGCCGCTCGGCGAAGCGAGCCACCTCTCCTGCGTCGCCGAACCGTCTGACGTTCTCCAGCATCTCCTCGTCGTCCAGGCTGTCGTGGGTGTAGACCGCGTTCACCGTTCCGCCGGCCCGGCTGATCCGCCGTGCGGCCTTGATGCCGGCGGTGTTGGCGGCAGGGGTGACGAACGGCGGCATGCAGAAGCTGAGCAGTTCACCGCTGGCCTGTTTCTGGATGTCCGCATAGCGATCTGCGATCTGCCGGGGGTCGCGCAGTACCTCGATGTAGTCCAGCGGATCGGTGTGGGAGCGCCCGTCGGACCAGATGGGCAGCAGTGTGGCGGCCAGTCCGGCCGACAGCCGCTCCATCTGTTCCAGGGACTCCCGCTGACGGTTCATCAGCCTGGTGATGGCCAGTTCCGGTGTCACCGCGGCGAAGGTGGCCACCCGGCCGCGATGGGCGACGGCAAGCCGGGCCCTGACCAGGGCGTCCAGCACGTCGTAGATCCGCTGCCTCGGTACATCCGCTTCCCGCGCGACCTGTGCCGCGGTGTACGAGTCCCGTCTGACCAGGGCGAGGTAGACGCGCGACTCGTAGCGCGACAGGCCGAGTTCGACAAGGGCACTGACCGACGG contains:
- a CDS encoding TrmB family transcriptional regulator — protein: MEPEEPSVSALVELGLSRYESRVYLALVRRDSYTAAQVAREADVPRQRIYDVLDALVRARLAVAHRGRVATFAAVTPELAITRLMNRQRESLEQMERLSAGLAATLLPIWSDGRSHTDPLDYIEVLRDPRQIADRYADIQKQASGELLSFCMPPFVTPAANTAGIKAARRISRAGGTVNAVYTHDSLDDEEMLENVRRFGDAGEVARFAERLPLKLVIADASLVLCDMPDPVAGTGATTALFIEHPALAACLRLTFQTVWDRAAPLQHARSA